DNA from Vicia villosa cultivar HV-30 ecotype Madison, WI unplaced genomic scaffold, Vvil1.0 ctg.001790F_1_1, whole genome shotgun sequence:
ATGATCTCTTCGTAGTCTGACTCCCTTACAAAGCATCAACATATTCCCACTAACTTGGATCACGATGCACATCATTTTCCTCACCTTTTCTACTATTATTAATTCCTCTCTTTGACTTGTATTTCACCAGCGATGGACACATTGAAGATGTGGATGGATAGGCAAgatcaaaaacttttttcttcaacGCCCTTTGACCCATAATATCCATAGTACTGAATTGTCGCTTCAACTCTTCGCATTCCTCTTCTAAATCCCACTTACTCTCATCAGGACTCACCTCATATTCTAAAATTTGCAATTTCATCCAAAACACGTGAATAGTTTCCAAAGGTATTGGTATGCCTAGAATCTGGTAACCACCAAGCTGACACGCACACGGTAATCCATGTGTTGTTCTAATGTAACAACCACACCTCTCCTTGCTCGCACCAGCAAATTTAAATTTTTCTAGTTCCTTTCCAACGAGTTGTATATACTGTCTTGAAACAAAACTGTGCATTTTAGAATAAAATGGAGTGTTATATGGATGCTCAATGTTGACGATACTTTTTTGAAACGACACTCTTATGGAACCTAGCTGTAACTTCAACATTGTGTTCACAACATCCCAGCTTGCACATAAATCCCCACGACTTTTAGTCAATATGTTCTTCAGTCTCCAATTTACAGACTCCACCATAGAAATCATGGACATCATATTTTCTGTAGAAGAATGTACCTGTTTGTTGTTGTGTTTCCTAAATGAGTGACTCTGTTAGTCCATGCAGCAACAAATCTTTCTTTATATGGTGTTAACCAtgtttctttcacatacttgacaAATGATGGAATATCACCACATACACTCTCGAAGTGGTTGAGATGTACATCAAATTCGTCTTCTGTATTTGAATACATCATGTTGTTCCATTGATCCATGACATGTTCTTGTCTTTCTGATTTCACATACTCTTTACATTTCATGCTAactttttttgaaatatgaaacatACACAACAAATGAGACGCATTTGGATACACAAAATCAATGGCATTCATTAATGCAAGTTCCCGG
Protein-coding regions in this window:
- the LOC131636574 gene encoding protein FAR1-RELATED SEQUENCE 5-like, translating into MAPRYIVSALKDKDPENITSITQIYRARATYKLGKRGALTEMKMLLSLIHQEKYMCWSRNKENSDIVADIFWTHLDSVKLLNMFPLVLIFDCTYRTNRYRLLLLEIVGVTSKKLTFSVAFAYLKHEREENFTWALEKLIELFYSKKLLPYVMVTDRELALMNAIDFVYPNASHLLCMFHISKKVSMKCKEYVKSERQEHVMDQWNNMMYSNTEDEFDVHLNHFESVCGDIPSFVKYVKETWLTPYKERFVAAWTNRVTHLGNTTTNSFVSRQYIQLVGKELEKFKFAGASKERCGCYIRTTHGLPCACQLGGYQILGIPIPLETIHVFWMKLQILEYEVSPDESKWDLEEECEELKRQFSTMDIMGQRALKKKVFDLAYPSTSSMCPSLVKYKSKRGINNSRKGEENDVHRDPS